The Etheostoma spectabile isolate EspeVRDwgs_2016 chromosome 9, UIUC_Espe_1.0, whole genome shotgun sequence DNA segment CCCTTCCCTTGAATTAAAGGGACAGAGATCAGATAGGGGTAGATAGGCGACTTTCCAGAGAAAATTAGAGATAGGATTCGGATAAGCAGATATTTAGAAGAACGTTATTATATGTTTGTTAAAATATATCTGAGGCTTCAAAAATAGATAGTAAAGTCGGAGTAGCTTTTATTATCCCAGATTGGAATGTTATGTAAGTAATAATTTGTCTGTGGTGGAAATGTTGGTTATTGATCCCAGCCCACATACAGCAGGAGTGGACGGAAATGAACTTGTTGACAAATTAAATATGGAAGTCAACTATTGTAGGCCTAAGGATGAAATTAAAGTAAAATCAAAGCAAAAATTAAGAAGAAGTAGCAAAAGGATTGTAACAGGGAAGGTAAAGCTAGAATGTTCTACATTATTGAAAAGAAAGTTGGAGAGATGAGAGACTATAGCAGACATAAAAAAGAAGAGAACATGATTTTGAAAACGAGATTTGGACACACtggactaaaattaaaatatttgggAAATATGAAACTATGTGGTATGTGGTGTATGTGAGCACTGTAATAGTCTAGAAACAATaggcctagaacatgtaattaTACATTGTCCTGTACCAGCACAAAAGGATAATTCTGAAAGATTTACAGATTTAATATTAGTATTAAatctataaataaattattagtaTTGCAAATGAATGCAGGGCATGTGGACTATAGagaaatgtttatattttgggGTAAAAACTTATTCTTCTTATTAGAAGAATAGaaggttattttttaattaaacatacatatactgtatattaatctttttattttttagtagtagtagtcatgATCGTTGGCTAGTCATTTCAGAAGGTGGCGGTAATGCACACCAAAGGtgcatgtaaaatgtaaaaaacatcaccaaaagagaaacaacacacactgacCACCCTAATTTCAACTCGCATAATAACTTTATATAGTATAAAATAACTACATAAAACAACGGAATTCAAACAATGCCTTAACATAAGGTATCAATCTATACTAATTACTGTAAGATGAACAATTAAAACCAACATTGCTTCAAACCATTGCTTTAAATTGAAAAGttacaattttaaatgaattggGTTATTGTGACCACTGTCGACTATTCATTTAAACTTTACATGCACGCTCTATGGAGAGATGTGTTAGAACGCAGCTACAGAGTGTGCTCAGGGACAACACGCGTTAAATTCAACACAGCAAATGTGTAAACCATAGTTACCACACATGTAGGGTAACGTACCATCATTTCTCATAAACTTCAATAAAAACAGTGTTATTATCAGGATTGGTCACCAAGAACCGATTCCTGCTGGAATTACTTAAAACCTATTCCAGGAGAATTGTTTCTTCATTGGACTTGTTTGGAATCATTTAAaggatttggtttcaaatctgaACATCTCTTCCGCATTTTAATATAGCCCTACGCAAGTTTTGGTTTTcacgcttgttgtgttgcaacCTTGGAACACGGTAAGCAGCGCTCttgtgtggctttattttacattagaaACGCCCCGTAAAACTGCAAACCACCATTTAATCAACATaaaactttcttctttttttgggaaACTAGGCATGTGACcggtttcaactccacccctcaaagaattgGAATCGAGAATTGATTAGTACCGGAATCGAAAGGAAAAATCGGAATTAAAATCTGAATTTATCAAAATCAAATGCTTTAGTATTAGCCATTTAGTGCCGCAATAACAATCAATCATGATGGAATAAATGGTAAAAAGTGTAATGTCTCATTCTAGTTAGTTGGGATAGCTGTAAAATGCATTGAAAAAGGAATAGACTGCAAAAACAGTATCACTTATCGTTGTGTTAAGTTTGTGTACTCGTTGTGATTTTCATGATCTTGAAGACTGAGAAAAGAATCCCACTTCAATTAACGGCCATTATTTATTAGTAAACAATATATGTATTGGTGGCATTTGCCTCAGTCACATTCCTCCTTTTTGCTTACATTATTATAATCAGCTGTGGTGCACTGCCGGCCACTTATTGATGGCAGAGGGAGAGACAACGGCCATCAATTATGGCTGTGTGtattgactgtgtgtgttcctgtttttactCACTGAGTCTCGACTGATTGCAATCTgtaatcatcagtaatgatGTTGAAAGACTTTGCTGCCAGGAACAGTTGACCTACACTCCTGTAactccctctcacacacacacacacacacacacacacacacacacacacacacacacacacacacacacacacacacacacacacacacactaacataaGTAATACAAATCTATTTggtttatgaaaaataaatcttaCTAAAACTTTGGGTTTTACTAATTAATATTGTCTTCATATTTTCATCCAGTAACGTCTTACTTCAACTTACCGTCAATTAATGTAACAAGGAGTTTAACACAGATGTTGATGTTGCATATTTCTGTTTACTGTAAAAGTTAAATTtctttagagagagagagagagagaggggggagagagaaagagagagagagagagtgtataTTGTGTCTCTGTGAATAAATCAATATGAATTAATTCCAGGATTCTTCCCTAAGGACAAAGGATTAGCTAAGTTaaattagaaataaaatgagCTGTGTAAGCTTCTATCAgaacagggtgtgtgtgtgtgtgtgtgtgtgtgtgtgtgtgtgtgtgtgtgtgtgtgtgtgtgtgtgtgtgtgtgtgtgtgtgtgtaaagtgtaGATGTAGTTAAGAGGTTAATCCACTGAAACAAAAGCTTGTTAAATGTAAGTTAAATGAGGGggaaataataatttacttgtctgaaaacacgttttatttctGGCTGTATTTTGTCGTTTTCCACATACAGGCATACAATATATGTTCACATTTTCTCCCCAGAAAGTAGAACAGCAAAACCTCATTTGACAGAAAGAAATGTAGGTTGTATTAAACCTTGAAATTAAGAAAGGTTTTCAATATAGAAAAGTTGATCGAGCAGGTTTTGTCTGTGCATGTGAGTGTAGTCAACAAGAGATTTCAATTGCATCCAGAGTGGATAGTGTGAGATGAGCAGTGTGAAGACATTGTACAGTTCATGGATTGTGGCAAGTTATACCTTTAAGTGCCCAGATTTTCCATCAAGCTGGGTCTACTTCACGTCATTAAGTGGTGTCTTAATTTCCCAGattgcattttgaaaaaaacatttcttacaGGAGAAAAATGTTGAGGGAGAAGTGTTTTCCTTTCATGGCTAATTTAGTCACTGTTAGAGTTAAAGAAGTTGAGTTTTGTTGAAAAATACGGTTCAGCACTTAGAACCCTACAAAGAAGTTGCTATCCATTCGTTCCATTTCTATTATGTAAATCAGTGGGGTTGTCAAAAATCATTATCAAAATACACCACCAACCATTAATGAAAAGCCACACTTCTGGTTTCTGTTATTCTTACTACTTTTAGATTTAGTAagtgtgaagagagagagacagagagagaaatggagagagagagagaaacagaatgtgagagagagaaaaagggaaagagagagagggagaaagagagggtgagagaaagaggaaaagagagagaaatggtaagagagagagacaaaatgtgtgagagagaaaaggaaagagagagagagagagagagagagagagagagagagagagatactttGAGCAGGTACAGACTGAGTGGACACAGTCTGCCCGGAAACCAGCTGCAACAGACACCTGAGGACAGACTGCAGCACTTCCTACTCTCGTgtgacaaatacaaatatagTAGGCTAGACAAATCTTCCCCACATTTAAAAGTCAACGTAAAAAATTCAAGACACTTTCAGACAGTAACAAACTGAAATTTGTTTTAGGCGAGAATTGAAACTGCTGCATGGCACCAAATCATGTCGACTACCGAGATGACCACGGAAACACCCAGGAGTAAACCACCCCTGCTAGCTTAtcagcaacaataaaaaaaattgagatgAATTGTAACAATGTGATAAGTTAAGTGTGTAATTATTTTGCTGAAGACCTACCCTTGGTGTTTATGTTAAAGATAGTTTGTGCCAGTCATTGTCAATTTCCCTTTATTTATGTGTCATCTGCTTTGGCAACATAAGCAATGTcttgtcatgccaataaagcactctttaaattaaaaaagaaacatgtatgtgtgtgtgttagggagagagagagagagagagagagagagagagagagagagagagagagagagagagagatgctgatTATGTCGGATAGTCCTAGGCACTAGGACCCAGCAGGTGCAGCACCGTGCTATTTCAGTAGTCTGCATCCAGTCCCGTCAGCGGAGCGGAGTGCTGGTCTACAGCAGCGGCAGTAGCGTCCTCTGGACTCGGGACGCGGAGCGAGCGGCAGCTCCCCATCCTGCGACCCACAACACGGCACGGGCAGGGGGGACAACCACATCTTAAACCTGACTAATGTTGTGGATTTAACAGACCCCAAAACACACgttcttttatttttagattatttttttttaatgaatgagATACTTTAGATATGGCTTCATCCGTGAGCGGGACAGAGGAGGTCCGGGTGTCGCCGTTGACGCCCCTGAAGTTGGTGGGACTGGTGTGCGTGTTTCTCGCCCTGTGCCTGGATGTCGGGGCCGTGTTGAGCCCGGCGTGGGTCACGGCGGACGACCAGTACTACCTGTCCATGTGGGTGTCCTGCTGGAAGCCCGTCAGCTCCGCGGAGTGGTCCTGCAACAGCACGCTGGCCACCGGTGAGACAGACGCTCATGTGCCCAGACACACTGACTTATTGAAGCTGATGGGGTGATGCGCCACCATGTTGTTTTGGAAGTTTTAAACCGGTGGGCTGCTATAGTTTTCGGGAGGTTTCACCCTTGAAATGGCAGATTCCGGGGTGCAGACAGACACCCATATTCATATTCAAATGACAGAGTCAGATGCACTGCACTCAGGGATAACAAAGGGTCCCCGCAGACCGCTGAACCAATCTGTTATGTGGGTGAGAATTATACAACATCACCCAAGAGAGTGCTAAATGTTAATTACTTTATAATTAGCTATTGCCTGGTTAATTTAAACTCccgaattttttttttcttacattaaGGAAGAAAGTGAACAATGGGCTGCACATCACGGCTTTCAAAGTTGGAAATTAAGTGTAGAAAAAGTTTATCCTTGTGTGTCTGATGTTTGAGACATCTTTGCTTTTTATGTCTAGGCTAGTTAACTTTTCTTCTGAAACATTTGTGCGCCACTGAATGATGTGGGAATTTTGCCTGACCAGGAGCGGTCCAGCTGGGGTTTCATTTGGCCTTTTGTTGCTCACAAAATGAGCCTTTGTGTGGGTTTCTTCACCGGCCAAGGAGCGAGGGTAACTCAGAGTAGAGAACTCCCCAGAGATCCAGATGCCTGAAGATTAGTAACCAGGGAAACAAGTGAAGCACTCCAGAAATGCTGATTTTCCTCTATTAAGGAAACTTCTTTATGGAGTCTCCATGAAGGTTTTTTTCTGGAAGCATTTCATATTTCCATCACAGCCGATCATTCAGGGATAAAAAGGTGGTTGAGAATTGGCCATTGTATGAACAGCTCCAACAACAATCAATCATGACTTCaggaaaacatttatttatgtctgACCAAATCTAATGCAGCCCTgcaatttgtaatattttttttattgagactGATTCAACTGTGGCACATTTTAGGCCCCAGTTTGTGGTATTGCTGTATTACGTTACACTGGATTGCAAGgtagacaaaataaaaataaaaacacttgacATTATAATCCAGTCCAGTACAAACACCACAAACTATAACCTAAAAATGCtgagaaaaaatgtattgaaagtTTTAAAGGTATGTTCACTGCAAGGCTTTTTATGGGGTTGTATTGCTTTTTCGTGTTTTTTCTTGTGTCCGCACTGACTTACTATAGCCTAATTACCACTGTCATTTATCTCAAAAGTCTATTTTTTCAGCATAAAAGTTATCTAAGTTCTATTTTGCCAAATGTAGGTTTACTACAGCttatttaatttctttgtttgtgtgtgtgtgtgtgtgtgtgtgtgtgtgtgtttttatatttcattttttgctGCGTCTGACCTCCTCCTGTCTGCTGAGTAgggaattgtgtttttgttagtctgacaaaatattttctttctgtctgagAGATGAGTAACTGTGGGTCATGCTGGCCCCGATCCTCCTCTGTCAGCGCAGACAAAGTGCACTTTGGTCCCATATAAAGACACACAGTCTCCGTGTCAGCTCTCAGCAGCAGCACACCACAGTAAATGCACTAAGCAAACTGCCTATTTCCTCAGGCGTGTGCTTGGCTAGGCGTATTGATTTGAATCCCAGTAATCACTTTCTACCCCCCTCGCTAGCCCCCCAATATTTACTCAGCATTAAATAAATCCTGTTAAGTTTGAAACACCAGCTGGCTGCTCAGATGTTTTGAGCTTGTTCTGCAAGGCCTTCacgtatgtatgtgtttgtgtgttactgGGAAAGTAATTTGCAGTGGGAATTAGAAAGCAGATGAGACTTTGATGTCTTATGAAGTGTTTGAAATATACCAACAGAAATAGTAACTCCTCTCTTTCAGTTTCTctctaacacatacacacttgggCAGAGGGTCGGAGGTCACATATAAAAGATACAGACTATACAAGGGCTAGGAATGTGGAACGCTCGTGCAAAGGCAGAGTGTGGATCCCAGGTCGGTGCGAGATGAGGGGACGAATGTGGAGCCAGTGTGTGAGCGAGCCCGGCGCAGTCAGACGCAGTGATGCCAAAGcatattaataatgtaatacGTTATTGATCCCATTTTTGGGTGACTGTCTTGTCTTTGAGGTAGGTCAACGCGTTTGGTTACAGAGAGCTTGTTAAGGCTCAGCATCTTGCTCATCAGGTCTTGAAGCAGGGACCCCTGGTTGACGATCTTCCTGCTTCTTTCACTTCTCCATCCTGCTGCCTTGAGAGAGTGAGACGGAGTGTTTGTGACAGCGAGGAAGACACTCGAGGCTCTTCTGTGACACAGATCTTCCACCATTGTCTCAGACAAAGAAACAGAATTGGGGCCCCGAAGGATTCTTTCGATTAACACTTCAGCAGCGCCTGACATGCACACATGGGACCATAATTAATGCTCAGATTGGATCTTGTGTACTGTATCTCCTTTTCCATCTGTCATCATGCGGGGCTCAGATTAATAGTTTGGCGCGTCCTGCTCATCAAAGCCTTTAAGCACCCCAACTCTGGCTGTGTTTCTTGCACAGCGTACAGGGTCTGTTCCAAATCTGAGATGAGATGActgtctgcctgctgttttcatGGGCACACTGATAAGGCTTTCGGGCTGACGGCACCAAACTGACCGAGAGAAGATATCTCACCAATGACATGCTTTGACAACTACAGGTCAAGTTACTGTGGCCCTTTGCCGATAGGAAACCAGTGAGGCAGCGGAAGGGAAAGTCTCCAAGGGGGCCTTGTGTTGTGCAAGCTAGAGGCTGAAGGGAGCGGGTGCTCTGCTTTTTGTGGGCTCGTTCCAACATCCTGTGGTGACAGGGCCCATTTTTAAACTCTAAATCCTGAGCCATATTTGGTCAGAAGTAGTTGATGTTTGTTTATATTTGAGCTGCTTGGCCCCTGGAATAAAGTTTCTCTCCAACAAGAGTGGGAACTTTATTTTAAGCAGCTTATGTTCCGTAACTTTCTCTCCGCTGGTgaatgttttaatgattttctgACTCAATAGAGAGGAAATAACCTCAGCAACACTTAATCCTTTTTATTTCCTGGACTCCATAATAGACAATACCATGTATACttatataaaaaagacaaaacactcTAAACTAGTATTTCAATATACATTTTTCCACCCACTGTAATATTTAATCACTTATGCAGAGCCCAATCCCCTTTATGCTTTGATGTTATTTTTTCCACCCACTGTACTTTACATGATTTCCTCCTGTGTAATCATATGCCCCATCATAATATCCTCTGCCTGTTTACAAATAGACCTGCTGTTTCCGTGAGTACACAGTAACACTACGAAAGGGACCCTTAATCTCTTAACAATAACATAGAGTGTCTCCCAACAATCCTCAGTTAACGTCCCATGGCTAATTAAGTCTCTAAAAAACACGCTCTTCTGCTGAagtgttgttttctttgcacaaagcaaacaaaaatctctactttgatttgtttttcctttttttgatgAACACATTCTTGTTTTGTCCccctttttgtttctgctttggCATTCCAACAAGGATAGGAAAGCGCGGTTGAGACGGCAGTTATTACCAGTTGAGTTTTTTGGAGTAAATCTGAATGAAATGCTGAGAATGCTGCTGACCTGGCATCAGCCAAGAGGAAGGGATACTCATTATCTGAGTCACCTCACTGAAGCCAACGTGCAGCATCAGGATCCATTATTGAACGCGCTGAAATCCGTGCGTAGCCATGCATTTGtgcatttctttgtttcttgtCAGCCAAAAACTGCTGTGCTCAGTTCAAGGTTTCAGTGCATGGttctcattcttcttctttttcttctgccACTAAGGATccccaaaatcaaaacattatgAGCCGTTAGCAGCTTTTCAGAATGCACTAGTTGTTGTCTTGGCCTCTGAACCACAAATAGTTTGTGTTCACGCTGTGGTAATTCACCACAAATGTTAgtgggtggattcatttagctCTTGTGTGAGATTGAGCATGGCAGCGTTACTGTGGCTCAACAGTATGGCCTGGGAACGGCTCTGTCTTTTTATTCCTCCTGTCAACAGTGCAGACACGGCTCTCCAGAGTAACCTCGTTTTAGCTACCTATGTCACTCTCTATCTCAATGTGATTTCATGcctttcttccctccctcctctctgtccctgtgtgtttgtctcagACTGGCAGATTGCCACACTGGCCTTGCTGTTGGGGGGGGCGGCCCTCACCCTGCTCTCCTTCCTTGTGGCGCTGATCTCCCTGTGCTCTGGCTCCAGGAGTCGCTGCTACAAGCCGGTGGCGGTCATGCTATTCTCTGCAGGTATGTAAAGACGTTCTgtagcaaaaaagcaaaaaggaaGAGCTGAAGGACAgtccaaaaatacaaaacaatgacTGTCCAGCTTCCAAAATGGTCTACATCCATTATAGCTGTCAGGGGAAAGATCCAAGGCACTTAAATCTAGAACAGTTTTTGGTTGCCATCAGATTGCTTCGTTCCAGTTTTGTAACATGGTCATACATTGCTTTAAATCTGTATGTATTTACCATTCTTCTGTTGACATTAGTACATTTCCTCTTTCCCGTTTTCCTCTGCAGTGGTGCTCCAGGTGTGCAGCTTGGTCCTGTTCCCCATCAAGTTCATAGAGACAGTCAGTCTGAGGGTGTACCACGAGTTTAACTGGGGCTACGGCCTGGCCTGGGGATCTACCATCTTCTCTTTTGGAGGAGCCATCCTCTACTGCCTCAACCCCAAGAACTATGAAGACTACTACTAAAATGACAAGAGGAGAAACTGAGACTCTGCTTCATTCGGTGTCCACTCCTGTAATAGGGACCTTCTGTCTTTTACACAGTTCACaatcacagataaaaaaaaaaacaggaaaaataaacACTTATTGTTAGTTTCAGAACTGGAAATGAGCTCTTCCATTTGATAAGGTGAACTTGTTTTCTCAGACTATCCTCACTCATTGGACCAAAGCCTTGTGCTTGTGTGGACCTTAGCTCTGTGAGGTTTGGCTGCAAACCCAGCTGTGAAAAAGAAATCCAACTCAGCCAgtttaatttgaatttgataATGTCAGCAATCAGATTAGACTGTGTCCCCTTTAAATGAAACTCCAGTAGATCTGGGAAAATCTGGAGGGAACAGATGGGTTCACTGACCCCATACCAGGACCAGGTGGAATAATTAATAAATCAGAGCAAAGAATGGAGGTAAACTTGGGCCTGTCAGGGAAGTAACAGACCCAGGGAGGAAGATATCCTATTGAAATAATATCACGAGGATGATAAAGTGAGGAAGACAGGGCACACCTAAGGAAATGCTACATTTCCCCAGAGATAGTATAAACTACAACTGGAACTTGGCTTAACCTTCTTTCTCCAATAGAGTGTAATAGATACATACTGCTTATAAACAGAAGCTACCTAAGACAGTAAAAACATTCCACAGCCACCTTCCAAATCATTACATACTGGTGAGAGAGACATTTACTGGTTAATAAATAGCACAGTCACATGTAATATGTGGTATAACCTTTGGACTTCTAATGTGAACCTGCATCATAACCTAAGTTATACCtgctttttgataaataaaaacaatggttGTATTATATGTAAGTATGCACACTAAGCATAATAAAGCACTATTCATTACAAGAAGACCAGTGGGAAACAAGATGGCAAATGACCATGTCTGCTGAGTGTGTGCGCATGTCTGCATGATCATACCACCCAGCATGTGTTCACACACCTCCCCATGTGATGCCTCCTTATCTTCTTAACCTGTAGGGAATGCTCTCAGTGGAGTAAGCACCCTTAATAATACACATTTCAGATAGGGAGAGGTTGTAGCATAAAAGTTATTGTAGTTATTGAAAAAGTATGCATACTTTGTTTTTGCTTCTAAATTAAGGTCCATGATGAAATTACTTCAGGAGATGCTAAAGTGAAATGTGCTGTGCACGAGTAGTGTTATGCCTCTGGACAGAAAATGGACAGTCTCTAACCTGAAGGACAGTGGGACCACGAGAGGTAAGACTTGTGGCGGCAGAAGACCTACAACAGTAATAACCGTCTCCTCAAACCTCATATCACATGGTTAAAGACTTCTCCAACTTCCTATTGCAACATTAGTGAAAATGAGCGTGTGCATGCCCtacattttgctgctgtatttCTGATTCCCCCTGGTTTGATAACTTACATAATAAACATGtactggaaaaaataaaaaggtgtgtTGATTCATGTG contains these protein-coding regions:
- the tmem47 gene encoding transmembrane protein 47 — translated: MASSVSGTEEVRVSPLTPLKLVGLVCVFLALCLDVGAVLSPAWVTADDQYYLSMWVSCWKPVSSAEWSCNSTLATDWQIATLALLLGGAALTLLSFLVALISLCSGSRSRCYKPVAVMLFSAVVLQVCSLVLFPIKFIETVSLRVYHEFNWGYGLAWGSTIFSFGGAILYCLNPKNYEDYY